The nucleotide window CAATATTGCCCATGTTTACAACAGGCTTACTTCCTGCCATTAGTAACCTTGAAAATTCTGCACTTTCCACTAAAATGCTTCTCCACTTTTGGTTGTGTCTGTTCAGGACATGCTCTAGGCTTTTCATTGCTACCACATCAGTAAAGCTAATTCAGCAGAGTGATTACCCAAAACCTGCCTCTTCACAGCCATCTGAGAGAAGCCACAGCACCATTTGTTGCAAAAGGAAGCTGCTTGCTTAGAAAGTGTGTCCCTAACTTTTGGAACAGAGAACATCAGTAAATTTGGCAGTGATGTtggacttttatttttcagtatttctcaATGTTGAACAGGCTGTGCAAAAATATAGTCTTACCATTGATACAAGATTACTCATGTTGTATTCAACCTGTAACActagtttgtatttttatagtttgtttccttttcattgcACCTAAAATCTGCATTAGTGGAAACAAATATTGTAACAACATACTTATGTTCATTTTAATGATTACAAATTACTTAAATTGtatatattttacaaaaatgcTGTCAAATAGGCACACTTCACTAGGTGTGATCAAAAAAGTTCTAGAATACAGTCAGGCATTTATATTATGCATGTTGCTTGTTTTCTCACAGAGTCTAAATCCTTGCAGCAAGTGCCTGAAAGTGTGAGAAACAGTGCAACAGTGGCATGGGAATGCCAGCCAGCCTCTATATCATTGATTTTCTTCTCATCAGCTTGCTAGCTCTGTGTAGAAAAGACCTAGTGAAACACAGTGAAATTAGCCTTAGTCACCAGGATGAAGCTGCAAACCATTTTTGTCCAAATACAATCAGTAGTTTCTCCACTGGCCCCACAGTTCAGGAAACAGGCACAGTGGGATTAATCAATTACAGCATCAATCCTCTTCTTCATGTGGAAAGGATGGTAAAGCACCTTGCACCTCTCTGATGCTACCTACAGTCTGATGCTACCTACAGGTGGGAAGTCATGGATGGAGATCCACTGGAAAACTGCTCCCAGATATTTGTGCATATCTTAGACTTCTACATCAAGATAAGGCACCTGTACACAGAGATAAAATCTCTGAAACTCCTCTGACAAACATTTGAGTGAGCAACTTTCTGTCCTTGTGCTGTATCAAAAGCATCTAGTCAAAAGAATTATTGGTCTAAGACAGAAATGGTGGGCTAGAGCAGAAGGCAGCATAATGCGCTGTaccacagaaaaaatattggCTTTTAGAAAGTGTCCAATTTAAGCTGATTAAgataaataatgcatttatgGGTGAAGGAGCCTTAGTTTGAGAAAGACAGaagacagaacaaaaataaaagtactaAACATCCAACAAATTAATCTCTAATTTATAAAAGTGCTGCATACCTGAACATTATCACTGAGTTGGCAGGTTACAGAGAAACTGAGCAATTCAAGCATAATCACAAagaagaaaccccaaaaaatttgTTTAAGAGCAGACTAAAAATCACAGCTTAGGCAATTCAGGACATCTTGTGCCAGATGATTATATGACACTGAATGTGTTCTTGAAATTTCAAGTGCATTCTTAGAAGCTCTATTAAATTGAAGGTAACTTTTTCCTTGAGTAATCCAATGCTGAGGTAGAAGGTTCAAAATAAGAATATTCCCAACGTTCCCAACTTACAAGGCTGTATCTGAGAGGGTTGATCACTTTGGTCTTTTTTCAGGGTCACGTAAAATGGAATTCAAGGGAAGTTCCTGGCATGAATCCTGTTTTGTGTGCCAGTATTGCCAGCAACCATTGGGAACAAAACCATTAATCACCAAAGACAATGAGAATTACTGTGTGCCCTGTTTTGAGAAGCAATTTGCTCACCATTGCTACGCTTGCAAAAAGGTAATTAAACATACAATGCAAAAAATGCCCTAGTGAGACAATATTGCTCATGGGAGAAAGGGCTGGATCATGTGAAATGTCTGGTGAACTAAGAGCAAGATCAGAGTCTTCCCACTGTCACTGAACACTGAAAGCCAACTGCAACAGTGTCTGCTGTCCACTCTTGCTAGTCTGAGACTGATTATATCTGAAAtaatctgaaacaaaaaaaaaatgctttgggCTTCTTTAGTTAGTGATTGTGATTTGAAGCAAATGTTAAATGGAATGTTATATAAAATGCTTCTCTTCTGAAAATCTCTGATTTTGCCTTGGTAAACATGCctctttttccatcttttgTCAGATGTATTCATACGCATAATTAGCCACCTGAACTGAGCAAATCATCCacaatcttattttttcttaaaatgtatCAGGCAATTAGCAGATCAAGTAACATTTAATTGTGATAACACTAGTCAGGAGTCCCACTGATGCAACACATTATGATACCCTTGTGGGTACCAGAAAGCttgatttgatttcttttttttcccaagtacAGATAAATCAATTCTTCCTTCCCTTGATTTCTCATGTTTTAAGACTGTCTCTTGTTGATGAAAATACTCAAAGCATCATACTATTCAAGTGTGATAATTTTCTCTAGGGAAATGTTTTAAGCTGCTTTTTAAGGCAGAATTTTTCTTATGCTTTAGTACCTGCACACTcaagaagcttttttttctacttcatcAAATAACTTATAATCTCCTGTAGTTATGTAATGATTACCTGCAAACCTCTACCTCtaataaaagcttttaatttccGGAAAATATGCTGCCTATTTTTTCTTCACTAGTTAaacttaagaaaataattttatatattccCATGTCCTTACATCTAGCCTTTAATTTGCATTAAATGAACACATGGTGATTATAGTAATTATGCTCAATGTTTATTATGGGTATTGATGTTAGCTCCTTCTACATGAAATAATCAGGATTTGCTTCTTAAAAATTCTAGGAATGCAAATAGTCCCCCTACATAATAGCTAAAACCATTTTACTTCTGAAACTTGCATCAATTCCCATACATGAGAATTGAGCCCAAAGTGATTAAATTGCCAAACCGAATCTTCAATTTTTGTCAgcaatttttatgttttaatggaaaaacaaacataattACAAAGTAGCCCAAAACTGAAATGTTAAAGGGATTGGAAACTATTTAAATCTCTTTATTGCTTGACATGAtccaatatttttctttattttcctgaaattatATTCCCCAGGGAAATTTGATGATACCACTTTTTTTACTTCTTCAACATTTTCTCCTCTTGTTCCAACAgtattcattcattcattcattcatttattcattcattcattcattcattcattcccTGTCATGCATGTGACTTGACAGTAGAAACACAATCTTAGAGCTCATCTTTATCTTCACAGAAATTTCTCTGTACACAGATTCTGTGAAACCAACTCTTTACCACACACGTGGGAGAGCAGAACAACTGGAAATTTCCCACTTGAGAAATAACTAGTGCAGAGCTGAGTGCATTGCTTTCAAAGAGAAGTTGAtgacactgatttttttcttcttctgaccATGTAGATCTCCTTTCTAttttacttctgtttctttACTGTCTTGCTTCccattaaaaatactgttgCAGTTGAGAGACAGCAAAATACTGGTTGGAGATTTGCTATTATCTCAGCATCAGTTCTCTCACCCACTTCCTATCACTAAGAATTTCCCTTCTGAGAGCATGATTCTAAGCACTTTTGTACAGTATAATagaaaaaattcatttaaagaTAACATATTTATTACAAATTACAGGTTATACTGTGATAGAAAATTGAGAATAACAAACCAGTAGCATGTGGATTTCAACTGCAGATTAGTTAAATGGATAatccagatgaaaaaaaaagttggtgtGACCACCCCTCTTCTCTTGTGCATAttggaagagagaaaacaagcGGAAGTACTAATGAAGGACTGGACAATCCTTCATGattcacactttttttctttgctctgccCTTGTTTGTCAATACATTAGGTTATAACTTCTGGAGGAGTGACCTATGATGACCAGCCTTGGCATAAAGAATGctttgtgtgtgctgtgtgtaaAACTCAGCTGTCTGGCCAAAGATTCATTTCCAAAGATGAGTACCCATACTGTGTAGACTGTTTCAGCAAATTTTGTGCCAAGAAGTGTGCTGCATGCAAGAAGCCTATTACAGGTGAGTCTCATCTTCTAGAGGGGACCAGATAGAAATTAATCATCAGTCTCCTCTCAAAGAAGACTTtcactttagaaaaaaaaaaaaccactgaaaatacTCCCATTGTAATGAAAGACAGAAGGAGTTAACTATCAGATTCTCTCTGTGTCACATGTCCTATATCTTGCTAGGACATACTGATGACACATGCTCCCTGACTTATGAGGAGTTGTTTTATGTGCCCAAAGGAGTTTTTGATGTAGTGTTTCCTATTGTAAAATTCCTccttaagaatattttaaaaggtgcTTTTTTCGCTCTTCCCAGGACAGTACACACAAGTCCCTCTGTGatttcttcagttttgcttttaaatgcaaatgtgaTCAAACTAAACACAGATTAACTGCCTGCTGGTAAGGCACACCTGTCAAATTAGCAAGCTTGCCAAATGCAGCAGGGCTCTATTTCCTGCATCCTTGTATACTTAGAGATGATTTATAATTAGACATGTATGTCACTGGTCTATGATAGCTGAAGTTTCCTGAGAGCATTTGCTGGtgttctgcatttttctcctATTATGTGTGGAGTCAACTGTTGAAAAGCTCTGCCTGGTTCTTTCAGGTGCTTGCTGCATATGTCATTGGACAAAGAATTCAATACTCAATCACATAtgcatgattttaaaaaaaacaaactactaaacagcaacaaaaaaccaacaccaAAACTATTCAAATTCCCCCAGTCCtcaagattttatttcagctaATTCTTCAAGGAATCCCATTATCTGGTAATTTTCAAAAGAATCCATCTTAAGAAACCtaattattaaaattcattCAGAGTTGTATAGAAACTATGTGTTTCAACATATTGCAAATAAATGTCATGAGGGTTTGTTGGGAAGATCAGCAAACCTGAATGGACATTCTGATAAACCCATTGTGTTCAGATCTCATAATGGGATATGCAAGCCACTTATGGCTTTACTTGAAATATTTCCCACTGCTtaaatttcaaagttatttttgaaTGCATCTACTGAAGAATATTTCAAactatagattttttttcattttcccattcCCTATATGAATGACAAGCTGAGCACACATCAGATCATCTGTTGCATTGCTGAACCATGCCCAGAAATACTGgattaagattttttttgtgctctcTTTCAGCTCTCGGAGGTGCCAAATACATCTCGTTTGAGGAGCGTCAGTGGCACGGGGAGTGCTTCACCTGCTCCAAATGCTTTGTCTCCCTGGTGAGCCAGGAATTCCTCACTCAGCAGGGTGACATCCTTTGCCACAAATGTGGCTCTGCTTCCTAGTTCTGTGGAAAGATGTACAGCTGCATTATTCTTACTCTGTAGCAATGTAGTTCATTGGTCTGCTGTAAGAAAACCAGATAAAAGTCACTACAGTTATTCAGTCATTCAAGCAACTTTCCAACAGCAGTTTAACTTTGTCATAGTTCTCAACTCCttataaacaaaaattaaacaactGCCCCATACTAGTCAATAAAATGATGCAGAAAAGATTTTAAGATGTATTTTAAGCCTAACTCCAGTATGTTTTGCTTGTAACACACTGCACTCTGCTGTTAGAAGCttaaaaatttgtcttttatCATGACTAAACCAAGGAGGACTGTGAAAATCTGCTTGGTATATGAATAATGATGAGTCATTAGTACTGATTCACAAATGCAGATCTTGGCATGGGTAGCTGGGTACAAGCATTTTTCTATTGGATCATAACATTGAAGAGAACACCTTGGAAGTATTATATTCTTCCATACTTTGTGAAAAAAAGATGCTGACAAAGCAGGCAGAAATTATGAGTAGGAGATGCTCTCACACTGAGAACCACAGAGTCAGAGAGGCCCATTCCAAGGGCCAAGCCAAtggaaaaaaagtcattttccttcccttacTGGGATTACTTCCTAGAGAAGTCACCCAGAACACTACAGCACATGTCCTTTCCCAAAAGTGAGTCACTGTACTTAATTTTTTAGCCATAGATGCTCTAGGACATAAATAAACCCATACTTTCAGATACTGCTAGAGGTAAGGATTGCCTGAGATTGAATAGTGCTGATGTACATTTTCCCATAACTAATATGCCTTAAGACTCTGTTTCCACTGTATTTGCTATACCTTCAAATATAGTcctaaaatatgttttttattaGTTGACACAAGAACCAACTCACACTGGTCCCTTTAGCCTTGTGCTTTCCTTCAATAAAAAGTGCTTTGCCAGCAATTGAAGCCTTGTCAAGGGTTAAGCTTACCTGCTTGGTCTTTAATTCACAGTTCATTCCTCTGCTTGTAAATTCCTGCATGTGGACAGCAGGCTATAAACTCTCCAGAGCCAATTCCTGATTTGTTTCACCATTAGCCACATGTCTTTTTTAACAGTATGTCAAGAATTAGCAACTGTCACTGCCAGCCAGGCAGCTCTTGCTTGCAGTACAGGGACTTAGTTTTTGGGTAGCCAGCCTTTATATCTGCTTGTTGAGTTCCACACTCAGATGTCATCTATTAGAGGTCATCTAGAGCTGAGTTACAAGCATCtatcttctttcttctgtgtgttACAGTGGCCTGGTTTGTGTACTGGGCCGTTGGATGGAGCAGTGATGTCAGGAATGGCAGGTTCTGCACTGTCCAGCAGAGTTTGAGACTCATCTCCCATGTCTTTAAGTCATCCTTCTTCAGACTCTGACCTTGAGTGCATGGAGTTATTTGGCTGACTTGAGAGGCCTTTATTCATATTGGAGACAGCCATTACTTTAGgcacaaaagtgaaaaaacaaagatTATGTGTGCATGGCTAAACCAGGGCTGAAGTGCAGTGGCATAAAATCAATATGAGTAATGACTGACAAATGAGTACATAGCAGTCTGTCAATAAAATATTGAACTTTTGCTCTATGTGGTGTTAATTTTtagtttccattttcttctttcatggCAGTTTTTATTGCACTCTTGAGTTTGATTAGTTTATGTTTTTCACCTTATCCCAGctgcttccttttctgcttACACATCTCCCATAGCTGACACAGGTTCTTGGTAAGGCTTAGATTCCCATAAATAGAAATATGTTTCATTGCcttatatgtataaatatatatatgcaaatacACAGACATAGTGGAACACAGTTATGTATGATGTAAAAAATTGCACTGAGCTATCAGAAATTAGTAAATGTTAATGgtcttaaatttttaaattaaaataatgaaacacCATATTCAAGATTGTCTATGGAGTGtaccttttgtttgtttgtgtgaaATAACATTTAGTACATCTCAAGAATGTGGTTTGGATCCTTTATTCAGTCTCCTCTGAAGAATCATACATCTTAAATACAAACTGAAGCAGGAATTACCAGGCAGCCTCCTAAGACATGACAGAGTCACAGGTCAGACACACTGATGATGATAATCCCAGTCTTCCAGCCTTAACATttacaaaactgaaattctgcTCTGACTCATCAACTAATTATATTTTTGGAAATACcaactgaattatttatttcttctgaagtaAATACAGTACAGTCAAATCTGAAATGGAGCATTTTCACTTCAGAATAATAGTAAGAAATGAATGTGATTGCTATAAATAGTCTGAATAAAAGTCATATTAGATAGTAAATTGCTATTTCCTAGTCTCTGTCACCAGCTATCCCAATGCCTGAATATAAGTACAGTGATACTCTGGTGGTGGGCTGACCCTGGCTGGGTACCAGGTGCCCACAAAAGCCCCACTAGCACTCCCCTCTGCAGGGGAGAAGAAACACTACTCAAGGCTCAAGGGTACAGATAAAGAGAGACATGTCTCAGCAATTACTGTGACAGGAAAATAGCCTTGacttggggaaaaataatttattactCATCAAATTACAGtgaataatgagaaataaaactacacgttaaaaaaaccttttccccACCCCTCCTTTCTTTTTGGGATTAACTCTACTCCTGAATTCTCTACCTACTTTCCCCAGAGTGatgcagagggacaggaaatgggggctgtgctcagttcatcacacattgtccctgctgctccttcctccacaGTGGGAGAACTCCTCACactctttccctgctccagcacgggATCCCTCCCACGGGAGACAGTCCTCCATGAACTGCTCCAGTTTGAGTGTCTCCCACAGGTTGTAGTTCTTCAAACACTGCTCCTGTGTGGGATCCCTTACAGGGAGTGCATCCCtccaggaacaggctgctccagtgggCCCCCATGGGGTCACAAGTCCTGcaggaaacctgttccagtgtgggctcctctctccaggggtacacaggtcctgccaggatctgctccagcacaggctccccACAGGCCACAGTCCCCTTCAGGCACCATGTCTCTGGCAATGGGCTTCTCCAGAGGCAGAAAGCAGATATCAGTTCCTCCATGGACCTCCATGTGCTGCAGGGGAAcctgctctggcacctggagcatcTCTTTCCCCTCCAtcttcactgaccttggtgcctgcagagctgtttctctctCATGATCTCACTCTGCTCTTTGGCTGCTGTTTCCACAGCcattctccttcctcccctccccaccctttTCCATCTGTTATCCCAGAGGCTCTACCaccatccctgctgggctcagctaTGGCCAGCAGTGGGTCCAGCCTGCAGTcagctggcattggctctgccAGACACAGGGAAACTTCTGCCAGCCTCTCACAGAAGgccctcctggagccccttgCTGCCAAAACCTGGTCACACAAACCCAAGGGAGCTCTGCACAGTTTTTGTACTTTTTGTAGATGAGACCAGCTCATGGTCATGACGGGGATAGGTGGCTACCATAAGTGAAGAGACTACATTTTGTTCAAGAATAAAGGCAACTGAACTCCTCAGCACTGGAAACTGGAAATTAGAAGGTgattgctgctgagcagtgatgCTTCAGGAGAGCCTCTTTCcagaacaaaaaaggaaaaagccatgTGGACAGTTTTAAAGTGATGCCTGATCTGTGTGTTAAATGCCATATAGAATGTGATTGTATAGAAaaacaatgaggaaaaaatatcagcCTGATGATCAGCTTCAGTCTGTGTTGCTAACATTGGATTTACTGCAGGATGAGCAGGATACAGACTCCAGCACAAttcaattttctttaataaactTCCCAGGATAGAAAatttgagatttatttttatggaaattttTTAATGccatatgtttttctttaacattgtactgtttaattttaaaatagatctAGTTCTTCCCTGTGTATGTAGCACCCAGCTCTAAGGTAATCACATTGCTTTTGCTACAATCAAGCTAAATTGC belongs to Oenanthe melanoleuca isolate GR-GAL-2019-014 chromosome 3, OMel1.0, whole genome shotgun sequence and includes:
- the FHL5 gene encoding four and a half LIM domains protein 5 isoform X1, which gives rise to MLVSAKTCNYFFLYFAAQVTKRSSLKLNSTWRPSRMTSSHTDCHFCLQSLRGRKYALREENAYCVPCYDSLYANPCQECKQPIECNSKDLAYKGRHWHEGCFRCAKCSRSLVEKPFAAKDEVLLCTECYSDEYSSKCFQCQKTIMPGSRKMEFKGSSWHESCFVCQYCQQPLGTKPLITKDNENYCVPCFEKQFAHHCYACKKVITSGGVTYDDQPWHKECFVCAVCKTQLSGQRFISKDEYPYCVDCFSKFCAKKCAACKKPITALGGAKYISFEERQWHGECFTCSKCFVSLVSQEFLTQQGDILCHKCGSAS
- the FHL5 gene encoding four and a half LIM domains protein 5 isoform X2 translates to MTSSHTDCHFCLQSLRGRKYALREENAYCVPCYDSLYANPCQECKQPIECNSKVKDLAYKGRHWHEGCFRCAKCSRSLVEKPFAAKDEVLLCTECYSDEYSSKCFQCQKTIMPGSRKMEFKGSSWHESCFVCQYCQQPLGTKPLITKDNENYCVPCFEKQFAHHCYACKKVITSGGVTYDDQPWHKECFVCAVCKTQLSGQRFISKDEYPYCVDCFSKFCAKKCAACKKPITALGGAKYISFEERQWHGECFTCSKCFVSLVSQEFLTQQGDILCHKCGSAS
- the FHL5 gene encoding four and a half LIM domains protein 5 isoform X3, with translation MEFKGSSWHESCFVCQYCQQPLGTKPLITKDNENYCVPCFEKQFAHHCYACKKVITSGGVTYDDQPWHKECFVCAVCKTQLSGQRFISKDEYPYCVDCFSKFCAKKCAACKKPITALGGAKYISFEERQWHGECFTCSKCFVSLVSQEFLTQQGDILCHKCGSAS